From Dasypus novemcinctus isolate mDasNov1 chromosome 8, mDasNov1.1.hap2, whole genome shotgun sequence, the proteins below share one genomic window:
- the B3GALT9 gene encoding beta-1,3-galactosyltransferase 9 codes for MAAVASCRLRTHQWCFILFNVILFHALIFGADFIEEYFLHSLPYIDMKVTEIKDKARKLNMEPLRSNLSNYYILNQPEVCKGKNIFLLSLIFSNPENGRRRDLIRKTWGNMTSVRGHTILTLFALGMPVLITAQKEIVRESLKNNDIIEGIFLDSSENQTLKIIAMTQWAVTFCPNALFILKVDEVIFVNLPSLVGYLLSLKEHLEDIYVGRVIHQDTPSRDPQSQKFVPLSEYPEKYYPDYCSSEAFIMSQDVARMMYVVFKEVPIIVPADVFVGICAKSIGLIPIHSSRFSGKMHIRYNRCCYKFIFTSSETTDVEMLLAWKEINDGKECSLFDTYSGLISCKLLTYLDRFKHFHVDTIKNNAMYFGD; via the exons ATGGCTGCT GTGGCATCCTGTAGGCTTCGAACTCACCAGtggtgtttcattttgtttaatgTCATCCTATTTCATGCCTTGATTTTTGGAGCTGACTTCATAGAAGAATACTTTCTGCATTCTTTGCCTTATATAGATATGAAAGTTACTGAAATTAAGGATAAAGCAAGAAAATTGAACATGGAGCCCTTAAGAAGTAATCTCTCCAACTATTATATCCTGAACCAGCCGGAGGTGTGTAAAGGGAAGaatatttttttgctttctctCATCTTCAGTAACCCAGAAAATGGGAGAAGGCGGGACCTCATTAGGAAAACTTGGGGTAATATGACCAGTGTCCGAGGACACACCATTCTTACACTATTTGCTTTGGGAATGCCTGTTTTGATAACTGCTCAGAAAGAGATAGTCAGAGAATCCCTTAAGAATAATGATATAATTGAAGGAATCTTCCTGGACAGTTCTGAGAACCAAACCTTGAAAATCATTGCCATGACACAGTGGGCTGTAACTTTCTGCCCTAACGCCCTGTTCATTCTCAAGGTTGATGAAGTTATATTTGTCAATCTACCAAGCTTGGTGGGCTATCTCCTCAGTCTGAAAGAACACCTTGAAGATATCTATGTAGGAAGAGTTATCCACCAGGATACACCCAGCAGAGACCCTCAGAGCCAAAAATTTGTTCCTCTTAGTGAGTACCCAGAAAAGTACTACCCTGATTATTGCAGTAGTGAGGCCTTTATAATGTCCCAGGATGTGGCTCGGATGATGTATGTAGTTTTCAAAGAAGTACCCATTATAGTGCCAGCTGATGTGTTCGTAGGAATTTGTGCTAAATCCATTGGCCTTATACCCATCCACAGTTCAAGGTTTTCTGGGAAGATGCACATCAGGTATAACAGATGTTGCTATAAGTTCATTTTCACATCCTCAGAAACTACAGATGTTGAAATGCTCCTGGCATGGAAGGAAATTAATGATGGTAAAGAATGTTCTCTGTTTGATACTTACTCTGGGCTCATTTCCTGCAAACTTCTAACATACCTTGAcagatttaaacattttcatgtagATACCATAAAAAACAATGCCATGTATTTTGGTGATTAG